The following nucleotide sequence is from Triticum dicoccoides isolate Atlit2015 ecotype Zavitan chromosome 7B, WEW_v2.0, whole genome shotgun sequence.
tgatgcGGACAACATAATTTATTGATTTATTTGCATCCACAGTCAATATATCATACCTTTGCGTCTTCGCTTCCACTGGCAATAAAGGCCTGCTCAGATCCACCGAAACATGACCTTATCACAAACCGGCTGCGCTTATGGCCAGTGTACTGTTTAACTTGAATGGGATCATTCcttatgttccacaaatgaatctgCTCATTTATAAGATTTACAAGCAAGAAATCGCCATCTTCCGAAAGAGAAAATGAAGTGACTGTATGCTCCTCTTCAATCAGCCTCTCCTGTTTTGTGTCCCTATTGAATAACAGAATTGCGGAATCTCTACTGGTGCTTATTATAAGTTTGCCATCTTTTGAGACAGCAAAGTCAGATGTTTTCGTTGACCTCTGCCCTTCCCAGCAATCTGCTTGTTTTCCATCTAAATCCCACAAGCAAAGGCTTTGATCATTTAAACCAGACAATATTTGCTTTCCATCTGGAAACCAACCACATGACAACAGACCAACGCCAGATTTTTCATAAACATGTATACATTCACCAGATTCAACATCCCAGCGccggatgacttcttccattccacATGTGAGAAGCTGGCAATCATCAGGGCTCCATGCAACCATCATCACTGGTTTCTCATGACCAGTCAATGTATGCTTCAGCAATAGTTCTCCATCTTCATCAACCTAGGATAACGAATACTCACATTACTGCAAGCAAGGAGAAGACTGTTTTGTGCTGCATCAACTATCGAGGTTATCGTGAAAATGTAACCTTCACCATCATTATCAGTAAACACACATACGCGTGGAATGCAGCTAGCTTCCTGGAACAATGCGGAAGAGGAAAACAGAAAATCGGGTTCATGTTCATCTGGGTCTCGAATGGGTTCAAGTGTTGAAGGAAATAATGGAAATTTTATGCAGATAAGTTTTGACATTTTAAAATAAGGAGCAACAATAAGTGTGCCAAAAAAATCAGAACACCTTTCAGATAAGCTAACCATTCCTCACATGCATAGAGACCAAAGCTCTAGGGGTGGAGTTGTTCATTGAAGTGAAACCAGAAGAAATACACTTCCATGTTCAACGGTGACAGGCCAAGAGAAAAGTGTCTGGTCACACTATCATGTAGTAAAACTAACAAACATATTAATCAAATCTATTTGGTGCTGAAGCCAAACATTGTACAAATAGGCtccgatgaaactaatcatgtaaaAAAGGCAATCCTGTATCTTTCACTTTCATTTGCACAAATAACAAAATATTCTGGACAACAATTTTTCAGACAGAACAAATAGCAGGTGAACAGCCAAGCATGAATGAGAGTGCGATTTCCAGTTTTCACATGGGGTGCAAAACTGGAAAGTAAGGGGCAAGTGACTGCACTGTTAACACCAATTAAGAATGTCAAAAGTCAGAAGCATAGATACCTTCCATATGACTGCAGTTTTATCATTTGATGCCGATGCTAAATACTTCCCATTGTTCGAAAATTGGAGAAACCATACTTCGTCACGGTGTGCACACAAAACCTGCAATAATTTTACTTTCTGCTTTAGTAGTACAAGTGGTAAGATATGCATGCAGTGTGTCATCATGCAACACAAAACATAACAGGCATTTACTGTTTTACACTAGGAATGAAAGGCACATCAGGACCCTCAGCTGATAGGATGTTTCCCTGAATAGAAAAATTGCACTCAGCTAACATCTATCTTTCTCAGCCAGTTGTCCATACAGAAACAGCAAGTCCAATACTTCCTCATGCAAATCTCAATTTGTGTGTACGCTTTGGAACCNNNNNNNNNNNNNNNNNNNNNNNNNNNNNNNNNNNNNNNNNNNNNNNNNNNNNNNNNNNNNNNNNNNNNNNNNNNNNNNNNNNNNNNNNNNNNNNNNNNNNNNNNNNNNNNNNNNNNNNNNNNNNNNNNNNNNNNNNNNNNNNNNNNNNNNNNNNNNNNNNNNNNNNNNNNNNNNNNNNNNNNNNNNNNNNNNNNNNNNNNNNNNNNNNNNNNNNNNNNNNNNNNNNNNNNNNNNNNNNNNNNNNNNNNNNNNNNNNNNNNNNNNNNNNNNNNNNNNNGGATGGCACTATAGAGATGCTCAAGAGTTGAGAGGCTTATATGTTATGCATATATTGTAAGTAAAGTGGACTTTTGCTTCTTCGGTTAAGATGACTATGTTTTACACTTCAACTATCCAACGACAGCAAAACCAAAGTATACAAGTGGTCAAACATACGCGCTCGCAGCTGCATGCACATAGAATCCAAAGAGAAAGGGAAGATAATAGAAAAGAACTTCTAATGAGACATCAAATAAAAGCAATGACACATAATCtactatctactccctccgttcctaaatatttgtctttctagagatttcaacaagtgactacatacagagcaaaataagtgaaactatactctaaaatatgtctacatgcatccatatgtggtagtccatttgaaatctctaaaagacaaatatttaggaacggagggagtatatatctaCTACTTCCTCCGTCTCGGTTTATAACCGAGACGGAGGAGTACTACTTAAGCACGAGTTTGGTGAATCCAAATGATCTGAGCCATCCATCACATATCAATAATTTGGAAACATATTAGTTGCATTACACACAATTAATATTACTGCCAGACTGGACGTGCGTGCACGCACACAATTACTAGTAGGCAGTAAAGGAAAGAGCAGACACTACTGCTTCTATTGGTGCGTGACCAGTCCAGTCTACCGACAAGTGTGCAACCTTGATTTAGAATACTCTATCTATGCAAATAACCATAGATAaaaaaaggcgtgcctaagcgagcgcttaagctcgcctaggctctaggcgttggcaaaacgcattgcacataactacgcttaatctgtgcataactgtgcataagcatgcgctttggtcagtaaagcgcaaggcggtggcaaaacgcacaattaacgcctagcgcttttttgaactatgcaaATAACATGTAATAAATGCAACTATGGAAGCACTGAAATAGGGCACCAGCATGAGTTCTGACCTGCAGCGCTTGAGATGGTATCTGATCTCTCCCACAGTGATGATCGATATAGAGTGACGGGCCATCAACAGAATTATGGAGATAACAAGCTTCACGTTGTACAGTAAGTGCCTGTTCAACTAAATTCTCTAACCTCCTCTCAGGTACCATAATGGTAGGGGGGAGCACCTTTTGCAGTTCCTCTAGGAGCTTAAACCGTGAGTTAGAAGATTCAATTCCAGGCTTTGAAAAACCAACCAAGACATTTTGCGGAGAAGAAATTAAGCAACTTGCCATTTCATGAACTCTTTTTCTGTTAATGCCAAGGGGGGAGATCTCACTTTGCAGCGTCTTCATAGCACCCATGACATTGCCATTTCTCAGAAGTTCAAAAAATTTCTGCTCCAATAACAAAAATACTGCAGACTTCACAATGTTTTCGTCCAGAAGATCAAGTGTGTTCAAGTTAACCACTGCACTGTCCCAATTCCCATCAAGCACCTGCTTTCTGAAAACATTCACTGGTGGGGAATGCAGTTTTATACCTGATTCTTCCTCAAGAACAGCTCCAGTTTTTTCATATCCTAGAGTATACAGAGATTTTGTGATTATCCTCACAAATTCATCCCTCTTAATTAAACCTTTAGAGCCAACCATAACTTCTTTCCCTTGGGAAGTCAAAGGTCTAGCCATTGTACCTCCCAAAGGATTAGTGGGTTTCGAATAACAGGGGATGTCTGACAAAGTTGCTGATTCTACTGAGGATGCTCTTGCCCGTTTTGATGGCGGTTCATCATCTTCAAAACCTCCCATGAAATGCCAAAGTCAGCCCATATATTCTTTACTTCTGTAGAGAATAATGTTACACAAGCAACGAGAAATTGCCACCACAGAAATCTGTAGGTTACTGCAGTCTGCAAATAAATAACATATTACAGCCATGAATTATCAAATGCAACCAATAACAAATAGTCCATCTCTATCACTTACATCTAATAATGCATACCAACCAGGCAAATTCAAGAAATAAAATGACGCACGTAATGTAAGAAACTACAGCAAGACACAATGTACCATCTGATCTAACAAGAGATGATACATCACACATCGAAACAATCTACCAGTCCATGTGACACATGTATGAGAAAACATGAATCACAATTCACGGCCGAAGCTCAGAGACATAAGGCACAGGTATTAGTGCTCCCAATTATTTTGTAAGTTGCGGGTCAAACATTATGCACAAAATACCCACAAAAAAGATCATTATGGGGGTCTGAACCACATAGCATTTGACTGTTATTAATCATCACATAATCCTAAAAAGAAACCATTTGTTTGCGACCAGTCAAAGGGAACCACGAATATGCGAGGTACAACTAGCAAGCTTATGTTTAGTAATCCTCATTTTAAAAACTAAGAGGACTAGTCATATTTCAAGCCTGTACTATCTGATCTCTTACCTGCCACCATATACAAGAAACAACACAAAGTCAGGATGATAGTTGGACCAGCATACCCGAAGACAAAGTCACGACATCAAAGCTTCTCGCAAGCTACCACTGATTCAGAAACAATTGCTCCATAATTAAAATAGTACCATCACGATACATTGGACCAACTGATAACTAGTAAACCACAAAATATCTCACTCCAAGATGAGACTCTTGTTTTAGAGACTCTTGTTTTAGAGAACGTAGCCCAAGGCTCTGGCAGCAGAGGTTCTTTTTTGCCATGAGTTAGCATCAGAATTGGTAGTCAGTTGCTAAAATATGATAAATGACCGCTCCACGCTCAAACCCTACCCTATGGCAATCCTTCACCAGAACTTAATTAATTCATATCAGTCCACTAGCACTGAGAAGTTGCAAATAGCCTCCATTGCGAACCAAAACAAGATATCCATGAAATACTCACATAAATTGCTAGCAAGCAACAACAGACATACTAGACGGATGACCCCTGCAAATACCACGATCCAATTGTTCATCAACCCTTGTAACTACGCTGCCTAATAAATCACCACCAACCGTAAATCGCAGGGGCCTAGCCAACCCTGCGCCCTTCGTGATTTCACTAAGCAACGAAGGATGAAGAAACTAAGCAAGCAGCGCTGCGACGGGGGACCGATCATGTACAGAACTCCATTGGTGGACGAGTTCATCGTACGGTCGTACATACGAGCGCCGCCGCAGGAATCCCCCTCCCGAATCCACAACCCCCACGTCAGAAATCAAGAGGCGAAGCAGAGAGTGGGGAAGGGCCCTGACCTGCAATCCGGTGCCTGATCCCCGCGTGACTGCACGTGCGCGACGAGGAGCAGACCGCCACTGCACGTCACCTCGCCGCTCCCTCGCACGGCCGACGCTGAGCGGGGACTCTGCACGCCGTCGCAATCGGGCCGCAGTCTCCGCGAATCAAGCTGCCGCCGCACCGaatcgagccgccgccgccgtcgcaccaAATCAGGCCAGGCGCCGGTGGGAACAGCGAATCGAACCTGATGATGGCGCTACCGGAGGCCGTCGGCGCGACGCTGCGTGGGGTGACGAGGCCGCCGGTCACCGCGGGGATCTTCACCGCTGGGGACGCAAATCCGTCGCTCGCTGCCTCGTCTTGTTCGTTTGGCAATGCCGCTGGCTTCTTCGGTGCTCCTGGAATAATATGATGATGAAAACAAAATACTAGAAAAGACGTGTGTAGGACGGTATGGTAGATACCATGTGTTTTTACCCTGCCTGTGAGTAAATTACATCTATGGTACCTTGATCCTAGGGTTCACTTTTGTCACTGTATTCAGGAAAGGTCAAAATACGGTCACTGAGGTTGCCAGGACGTGCCACTCTACGGTCACCAGTACCGTATCCACTGTATCTCACTGAGTGGCAAATACACCTCTCTCTACTAGCACTCCTCTCTGAAATTACGTCGAACATCTTATCCGCATTCGCTGTTGCACCTCAAGCCCAGCTCCCACCCCTGCCATAGCTCCCCAGCGCCGCGTTCTAGAGCTCCCGAAGCCTCATGTTGTCCATGAACGATACTAAGCTGGTTTCCTAGACCATTACACACGGAATCCCACCCTCCTGTGCCACACCCAACTTGAAGTTCATCAGCATCGTTGGCCGACTGTCGGCGCCATGTTTGCAAGTGCACGGGACGGGTGCGTGCGTGGCCAATCGGCCGAagaaggcggcagcggcggcgaagcAAGCCCTGGTGGCGGACGTGCCTGTGTGGACCGTGTGTGTGCGTGAGTCAgccgtgtgcgcgcgcgcgtgtgggTTCAGGGGAGTGGACCGCGTCGGGCGCGCGGAGTGGCCGCGGCGATCGCGTGTGTGCGCGATGGGCGTACGCGAGCCGAAGCGCGCGGGACGTGGCGAGTGGGAGAGTGGGTACCTCTGGGCGCGGCCTGGCGTGTCAGAGCCCGCGGGTATAAGACCCTCTCCCCCCTGTGTAATCGCTGCCCAGATCGAGTCCGTGCTCGATGTGAAAAATAGAAAAGCCGTTCGTGCGGCGGGGGTGTTTGAGCGGCCGGAAAACTTTTgtgtccttcttcctcctctccggccgTGTCTACGGTGATCGCCGTCGTGCACTAGGGCTAGCTGCGCCAACACACGCGAGGGGAACCGGGCTTTCCAGGAGGCGGCTGAGGTGCGATCCGACCTCGTAGTCATCTCGGAGCATGTCGAAGAAAGCGAGCTCGTCCGGGTGCAGCGCGCCACC
It contains:
- the LOC119336493 gene encoding WD repeat-containing protein 26 homolog, whose protein sequence is MGGFEDDEPPSKRARASSVESATLSDIPCYSKPTNPLGGTMARPLTSQGKEVMVGSKGLIKRDEFVRIITKSLYTLGYEKTGAVLEEESGIKLHSPPVNVFRKQVLDGNWDSAVVNLNTLDLLDENIVKSAVFLLLEQKFFELLRNGNVMGAMKTLQSEISPLGINRKRVHEMASCLISSPQNVLVGFSKPGIESSNSRFKLLEELQKVLPPTIMVPERRLENLVEQALTVQREACYLHNSVDGPSLYIDHHCGRDQIPSQALQVLCAHRDEVWFLQFSNNGKYLASASNDKTAVIWKVDEDGELLLKHTLTGHEKPVMMVAWSPDDCQLLTCGMEEVIRRWDVESGECIHVYEKSGVGLLSCGWFPDGKQILSGLNDQSLCLWDLDGKQADCWEGQRSTKTSDFAVSKDGKLIISTSRDSAILLFNRDTKQERLIEEEHTVTSFSLSEDGDFLLVNLINEQIHLWNIRNDPIQVKQYTGHKRSRFVIRSCFGGSEQAFIASGSEDAKVYIWHRASGDVIETLSGHSGAVNCVSWNPTNPHMLASASDDHTIRIWGLKKATVKRRDAGSSSGSNGIHMKGSANGNGFVHQCNGSRSK